One Sediminicola sp. YIK13 DNA segment encodes these proteins:
- a CDS encoding SulP family inorganic anion transporter — protein sequence MFKNLKHDLPASVVVFFVALPLCLGIALASGAPLFSGVIAGIVGGIVVGGISGSSLGVSGPAAGLAVIVLSAITSLGSYENFLVAVVIGGALQLLLGVLKAGIIGYYFPSAVIKGMLAAIGIIILLKQIPHAFGYDSDYEGDLDFFQTDGSTTFSALGRMFDFISPGAIIVASVSLLILLSWEKILAKKHAFFSIVPGPLVAVAFGIIYQMSLPISSEYAISANHLVSVPIPEDINMFLGQFTFPNFGVALNPEVWIAGITIAIVASLETLLSVEATDKLDPAKRTTPTNRELFAQGTGNIISGLIGGLPITQVIVRSSANVQSGGKSKLSTIIHGGFLLLAVLLIPTLLNKIPLAVLAAVLIIVGYKLAKPALFKQMFYLGKTQFVPFIVTVIGVVFTDLLMGIGLGLAVGITTILIQNYKNSHFLHILESDGDDHRVQMTLSEEISFLNKGAILRELNSLPKNTKLVLDVRKTVRLHYDILEILDEFAFRAKSKNIDIKLISNRGEVDNPDSFKDYFGVAIPS from the coding sequence ATGTTTAAAAATTTGAAGCATGACCTTCCCGCAAGTGTCGTTGTATTTTTTGTAGCGCTGCCCTTATGTTTGGGTATTGCTTTAGCCAGTGGAGCCCCTTTATTCTCAGGAGTAATTGCGGGTATTGTTGGTGGAATCGTTGTGGGTGGTATTAGCGGTTCCTCCCTAGGGGTCAGCGGACCTGCCGCAGGTTTGGCCGTAATTGTATTATCTGCTATTACATCCTTGGGAAGCTATGAGAACTTTTTGGTCGCTGTGGTCATTGGAGGTGCCTTACAACTGTTACTGGGCGTTTTAAAAGCCGGTATAATCGGCTATTATTTTCCTTCAGCCGTGATAAAAGGAATGCTGGCAGCCATTGGAATTATAATTCTTTTAAAACAGATTCCACATGCGTTCGGATATGACTCTGATTACGAAGGTGATCTGGATTTCTTCCAGACCGATGGAAGCACTACTTTTTCTGCTTTAGGCCGCATGTTTGATTTTATATCCCCAGGAGCCATCATTGTGGCTAGCGTTTCGCTGCTTATCTTACTGTCCTGGGAAAAAATATTGGCAAAAAAACATGCCTTTTTCTCCATTGTCCCTGGACCCTTGGTAGCTGTTGCATTTGGTATAATTTACCAGATGAGTTTGCCCATTTCTTCCGAATATGCCATATCAGCCAACCATTTGGTGAGCGTCCCCATTCCTGAGGACATAAATATGTTTTTGGGGCAGTTTACATTTCCCAACTTTGGTGTCGCCCTGAATCCGGAAGTATGGATTGCTGGAATTACCATCGCTATTGTAGCCAGTTTAGAAACACTCCTATCTGTAGAGGCAACGGATAAATTGGATCCTGCAAAAAGAACCACTCCTACCAACAGAGAGCTGTTTGCCCAAGGTACTGGAAACATCATTTCAGGACTTATTGGAGGATTGCCCATTACACAAGTAATCGTAAGAAGCTCAGCAAATGTACAATCTGGTGGGAAATCTAAATTATCTACCATTATTCACGGTGGCTTCCTATTGCTTGCCGTTCTATTAATCCCTACATTACTGAACAAAATCCCGTTAGCCGTATTGGCAGCTGTTTTGATTATTGTAGGTTACAAATTGGCAAAACCTGCCCTGTTCAAACAAATGTTCTATTTGGGCAAAACACAATTCGTACCGTTTATAGTTACCGTTATAGGCGTAGTTTTTACGGATTTATTAATGGGAATCGGTCTTGGTCTAGCTGTTGGCATAACCACCATTTTGATTCAGAACTACAAAAACTCTCATTTTCTGCATATCTTGGAAAGTGATGGGGATGACCATCGCGTTCAGATGACCCTCTCCGAAGAGATTTCGTTCTTAAACAAGGGCGCTATTTTAAGGGAGTTGAACAGCCTCCCAAAGAATACAAAATTGGTCCTGGATGTGCGCAAAACAGTTCGGCTGCATTATGATATCCTAGAAATACTAGATGAGTTTGCCTTTAGAGCTAAGAGTAAAAATATCGACATTAAATTAATTTCTAACCGAGGTGAAGTAGACAACCCAGATAGTTTCAAAGATTATTTCGGGGTGGCTATACCATCTTAA
- a CDS encoding NAD(P)H-binding protein: MKTKDKTAIILGATGLTGGYLLNLLLSNDHYKKVILFSRSTVGHTHPKLEEYLIDLLELETHADKFRADEVFCCIGTTKSKTPNKEIYKKIDCGVPVSAAKLCKKNGISTIVLVSALGANVNSSIFYNRVKGEMERDVLNYNIPKTHLMQPSLIGGKREEKRVGEWIFKQLFGLFNLLLVGPLEKYRSIEPETIAKAMVWLANHEYDKTRIESDEIQIIGNK; the protein is encoded by the coding sequence ATGAAAACAAAAGATAAAACGGCAATTATTCTGGGAGCTACCGGCTTAACGGGGGGGTATTTACTTAATTTGCTCTTATCAAATGATCACTATAAAAAGGTAATTCTTTTTTCGAGATCCACAGTGGGCCACACACATCCGAAGTTGGAAGAATATTTGATCGATCTTTTGGAATTGGAGACACACGCCGATAAATTCAGGGCAGATGAGGTGTTCTGCTGTATAGGGACCACCAAATCAAAGACCCCAAACAAAGAAATCTATAAAAAGATAGATTGCGGCGTCCCGGTGAGCGCCGCAAAACTTTGTAAAAAAAATGGCATCTCCACTATTGTCCTGGTATCAGCCTTAGGCGCAAATGTCAATAGTTCTATATTTTATAACCGTGTAAAAGGTGAAATGGAGCGGGATGTATTGAACTATAATATTCCCAAAACACACCTAATGCAACCTTCTCTCATTGGCGGAAAAAGAGAGGAAAAAAGGGTAGGAGAATGGATTTTTAAACAATTGTTCGGACTGTTCAATTTACTACTGGTAGGTCCGTTGGAGAAGTATCGATCTATTGAGCCCGAGACTATAGCAAAGGCCATGGTCTGGTTGGCCAACCATGAATATGATAAAACAAGAATTGAATCTGACGAGATACAAATAATTGGAAATAAATAG
- a CDS encoding YciI family protein: MAALKLWGTLVLMAFVVSCKDLKEPLAPKDNGLDVDKPSISQIKKQLDAKGFQTFDYIDEKTKDTVLMQQYFIAFLKTGPNRGQSEKEADSLQKLHLEHLGRMYELGYADISGPFGDEGEIRGITIYNVPTLQIADSLAHLDPMVAAGRLAIELHPWWAAKGFSLR; the protein is encoded by the coding sequence ATGGCAGCACTAAAACTATGGGGGACCTTGGTCTTAATGGCGTTTGTAGTTTCCTGCAAAGATCTGAAGGAACCTTTGGCTCCAAAGGACAATGGGTTGGATGTTGATAAGCCTTCCATTTCCCAAATTAAAAAGCAATTGGATGCTAAAGGATTTCAAACCTTTGATTATATAGATGAGAAAACCAAGGATACGGTATTGATGCAGCAGTACTTTATTGCTTTTTTAAAGACAGGACCCAACAGGGGACAAAGTGAAAAGGAGGCAGACAGTTTGCAAAAATTACATTTGGAACACTTAGGAAGAATGTATGAATTGGGATATGCAGATATCTCAGGACCATTTGGGGACGAGGGAGAAATACGTGGTATTACGATCTATAACGTACCAACGCTTCAAATAGCGGACAGTCTTGCCCACTTGGACCCAATGGTTGCTGCGGGCAGATTGGCAATAGAATTACACCCCTGGTGGGCAGCAAAAGGATTCTCCCTGAGATAA
- a CDS encoding SulP family inorganic anion transporter, with product MKNLFYNLKGDLFGGITAGIVALPLALAFGVSSGMGPSAGLYGAIFIGFFASLFGGTNTQISGPTAPMTAVSMIIVASIVANNDGNLEKALPAILTVFLLAGVIQVGLGVLGLGEYIKYIPYPVVSGFMTAIGVIILITQILPALGYYPREDMKYVNKFKPQAEELILENILKEEAEEGILVLEDFKETIERAEKISDQDIMEESKTLAAREASGVMGALRVLPNAMRNINWLELILTLSTILIIYGFKRITTAIPSTLVALLIVSGIAYGSGIEYRPIEKIPSGLPIPNLGIFTNFNLEAITPYLFTAFTLALLGAIDSLLTSVVADNMTKTKHEPNKELVGQGIGNSIAAVFGGIPGAGATIRTVVNISSGGKTKLSGMFAAILLLVILLAMGPIASQIPAAVLAGILITVGIGVMDYKGLKAIPSLPKDLKVGPLKLSSEVMVMLIVLVLSTLWNLVYAVGIGLIIASLMFMKKMGDLTAERSNVKTLSKEKAWADEDNFPKELLEKVFIKHIKGPLFFGSTNDFQQLAKQIPNSASTVIIRMGRMHYMDQSGLYAMEDVLVDLKKENINVLLVNVLKQPRYMMERIDIIPDLIPKEHIFKSFDDCIAFIKNNNNNNI from the coding sequence ATGAAAAACCTATTTTACAATTTAAAGGGAGATCTTTTTGGAGGTATTACAGCAGGAATTGTTGCCCTTCCACTGGCACTTGCTTTTGGGGTAAGCTCGGGAATGGGCCCAAGTGCAGGTTTGTACGGAGCAATATTTATTGGTTTTTTCGCTTCACTTTTTGGAGGAACCAACACCCAAATTTCTGGACCAACGGCTCCGATGACCGCAGTGAGCATGATTATCGTTGCCAGCATTGTGGCCAACAATGACGGAAACTTGGAGAAGGCCCTGCCGGCTATTTTGACTGTTTTCCTTTTGGCAGGGGTCATACAAGTTGGCTTGGGAGTTTTAGGACTGGGAGAATATATCAAATACATTCCTTACCCTGTAGTTTCAGGATTTATGACCGCCATCGGGGTTATAATTCTCATAACCCAAATTTTGCCGGCATTGGGCTATTACCCTAGGGAGGATATGAAGTATGTCAATAAGTTTAAACCACAAGCGGAAGAACTTATTTTGGAAAATATATTAAAAGAAGAGGCAGAAGAGGGTATTTTAGTTTTAGAAGACTTTAAAGAAACCATTGAACGTGCCGAAAAAATTTCTGACCAGGACATTATGGAAGAATCAAAAACCCTGGCAGCCAGAGAGGCTTCAGGGGTAATGGGGGCGTTAAGGGTATTGCCAAATGCCATGCGCAATATCAACTGGCTAGAGCTCATATTGACCTTATCCACTATCCTAATTATCTATGGTTTTAAACGCATCACCACCGCAATCCCTAGCACACTAGTTGCCTTATTGATAGTTTCTGGTATCGCCTATGGTTCGGGAATAGAATATCGCCCTATAGAGAAGATCCCTAGTGGACTGCCCATCCCCAACCTGGGGATATTTACCAATTTTAATTTGGAGGCTATCACGCCATATCTCTTCACCGCTTTCACCCTTGCACTGCTTGGAGCTATAGATTCCCTTTTGACTTCAGTGGTCGCCGACAACATGACCAAGACCAAACACGAGCCCAATAAGGAGCTGGTAGGCCAAGGAATCGGCAATAGTATCGCCGCTGTTTTCGGCGGAATACCTGGGGCCGGCGCCACCATTAGGACAGTGGTCAACATAAGTTCCGGAGGCAAAACAAAGCTTTCCGGAATGTTCGCAGCCATTCTGCTTCTGGTCATTCTCCTGGCCATGGGCCCCATAGCCTCCCAAATACCGGCAGCCGTATTGGCAGGGATATTAATCACGGTTGGTATTGGCGTTATGGATTACAAAGGCCTCAAGGCCATCCCCAGCCTTCCAAAGGATCTAAAAGTAGGCCCCTTGAAATTGAGCTCGGAGGTTATGGTAATGCTAATCGTCCTTGTATTGTCCACCTTATGGAACTTGGTATATGCTGTGGGCATTGGTTTGATCATTGCCTCCCTGATGTTCATGAAAAAAATGGGGGATCTAACTGCAGAAAGATCCAACGTTAAAACATTGTCGAAGGAAAAAGCGTGGGCTGATGAAGATAATTTTCCAAAAGAATTATTGGAAAAAGTATTTATCAAACATATTAAAGGTCCATTGTTCTTTGGATCCACCAACGATTTTCAGCAATTGGCCAAACAAATACCAAATTCGGCCTCTACGGTAATCATCAGGATGGGAAGAATGCACTATATGGACCAATCCGGTCTTTACGCCATGGAAGATGTGCTGGTAGATCTAAAAAAAGAAAATATAAATGTGCTCTTGGTCAACGTTCTAAAACAACCAAGGTATATGATGGAACGCATTGATATTATCCCTGATTTAATTCCTAAAGAGCACATTTTCAAATCATTTGATGATTGTATTGCCTTTATAAAAAACAACAACAACAATAATATTTAA
- a CDS encoding tetratricopeptide repeat protein, with amino-acid sequence MRKIIFLIITMISFWGGAQNKVLFDEATKAYNEGKYNEAIENYNKILDNGEHSAALYFNLGNAYYKLNKVAPSIYYYEKSLLLDPSDNEVKNNLSFARNMTLDAIEQMPETGIGKVFSEITGFLSFDQWAVTAIIFMLLFVFGYIAFYYLSYSSQKRVAFIGSMASLVISLIAVLIAYLEYTSYRSEQPAIVFKNEVIVKSEPNNRSQETFRIHEGTKVFVLDTLSDWNKIKLADGKTGWLPSTNIKLLKDF; translated from the coding sequence ATGAGAAAGATTATTTTTCTGATTATCACCATGATTTCCTTTTGGGGAGGAGCCCAAAACAAAGTGTTATTTGATGAGGCCACCAAGGCCTATAATGAGGGAAAGTACAATGAGGCCATTGAAAATTATAATAAAATTCTCGACAATGGTGAACATTCAGCAGCGCTCTACTTTAATTTAGGAAACGCCTATTACAAATTAAACAAGGTTGCCCCTAGTATTTATTATTATGAAAAATCGCTCTTATTAGATCCATCAGACAATGAAGTAAAGAACAACTTAAGCTTTGCAAGAAACATGACACTGGATGCCATTGAGCAAATGCCGGAAACTGGAATTGGTAAGGTTTTTAGTGAAATTACCGGGTTTTTATCTTTTGATCAATGGGCAGTTACTGCCATAATTTTCATGTTGCTCTTTGTTTTCGGTTACATTGCGTTTTATTACCTGAGCTATTCCTCCCAAAAAAGAGTTGCTTTTATCGGCAGCATGGCATCTTTGGTTATTTCCCTCATAGCCGTGCTTATTGCGTATCTGGAATATACCAGTTACCGCTCTGAGCAGCCTGCCATTGTATTTAAAAACGAGGTCATCGTAAAATCCGAGCCCAATAATAGAAGTCAAGAAACCTTTAGGATCCACGAAGGGACAAAAGTATTTGTTCTGGACACCTTGAGCGATTGGAACAAAATAAAATTGGCAGATGGTAAAACGGGTTGGCTACCTTCGACCAACATCAAATTGTTAAAGGATTTTTAA
- the can gene encoding carbonate dehydratase, with translation MSSDFYKSLIENNKAWVKSKLDLDPEFFQKLSKGQSPPLLWIGCADSRVPANEIVGAQPGEVFVHRNIANMVLHTDMNMLSVLDYAVNVLKVQHVIVCGHYGCGGVKAAMGNQSIGLIDNWVRHIKDVYRLHKDELDAIKDETTRFDKFVELNVKEQVFDLAKTSIVQNAWKSGQKLDLHGWVYGLSTGIVKDLGVTVANDSHLDSVYQLNF, from the coding sequence ATGAGCAGCGATTTTTATAAAAGTTTAATTGAAAACAACAAGGCGTGGGTAAAGAGTAAATTGGATTTGGATCCTGAATTCTTCCAAAAACTCTCCAAAGGCCAAAGCCCACCACTCTTATGGATCGGGTGTGCGGATAGTCGCGTTCCAGCCAATGAAATAGTGGGAGCACAGCCTGGTGAAGTATTCGTGCACAGGAACATTGCGAATATGGTATTGCACACAGATATGAACATGCTAAGTGTGTTGGATTATGCTGTTAACGTTTTAAAGGTACAACACGTCATCGTATGCGGTCATTATGGTTGTGGGGGTGTAAAAGCAGCAATGGGCAACCAATCTATAGGTCTCATTGATAACTGGGTAAGACACATCAAAGATGTGTATCGCCTGCACAAAGATGAGCTCGATGCTATTAAAGACGAAACAACACGCTTTGACAAGTTTGTAGAGTTAAACGTGAAGGAACAGGTTTTTGATCTTGCTAAAACCTCTATCGTTCAAAATGCTTGGAAAAGTGGGCAAAAATTAGACCTACATGGCTGGGTTTATGGTCTTAGCACAGGTATTGTCAAAGACCTAGGGGTAACCGTTGCGAATGATTCCCATTTGGATTCGGTATACCAATTGAATTTTTAA
- a CDS encoding CYTH domain-containing protein has product MIEIERKFLVVSNDYKKEAHKKNRIVQGFLNTDPFRTVRIRVKEDQGYLTVKGMGSENGTTRFEWEREIPVKEAEALLKLAEPGAIDKMRYEVQVGEHLFEIDEFFGENEGLVVAEIELTDEDESYEKPSWLGEEVTGQPQYYNAQLSKNPYKKWQH; this is encoded by the coding sequence ATGATAGAAATAGAGCGTAAATTTTTAGTGGTCTCCAATGATTATAAGAAGGAGGCGCATAAAAAAAATAGAATAGTCCAAGGCTTTTTAAATACCGATCCTTTTAGAACTGTTAGAATAAGGGTGAAGGAGGACCAGGGATATCTGACCGTTAAGGGAATGGGGAGCGAAAATGGTACGACACGTTTTGAATGGGAGAGGGAAATACCGGTCAAAGAGGCAGAGGCCTTGCTTAAACTGGCAGAGCCAGGGGCCATAGATAAAATGAGGTATGAAGTACAAGTAGGCGAACACTTATTCGAAATTGACGAGTTTTTTGGAGAAAATGAAGGGCTTGTGGTGGCGGAGATTGAATTGACAGATGAGGATGAAAGCTATGAAAAGCCTTCTTGGTTAGGGGAAGAAGTCACAGGGCAGCCCCAATATTACAATGCACAATTAAGTAAAAATCCGTATAAAAAATGGCAGCACTAA
- a CDS encoding PAS domain-containing protein → MKHYENAISKFHRSLELNPIPLLSWDFSLTNFGNYCKYQNDIDTLDAIAKNNSWALQPEFKKELQEKEQIIVVTDATLKIVHATKNIFDMNGYTLNEIVGKRPKMFQGKDTDKNTIAAISEAVKNQLPFEARVLNYRKNGSEYWCDIKAQPLFDQNGKMVNFIAYEREVA, encoded by the coding sequence ATGAAACACTACGAAAATGCAATCTCTAAATTCCATAGGTCTCTTGAACTTAATCCCATCCCCCTGCTTTCCTGGGATTTTTCTCTGACAAACTTTGGCAATTACTGTAAATACCAAAATGACATTGACACCTTAGATGCTATTGCAAAAAACAACAGCTGGGCTTTACAGCCTGAGTTTAAGAAGGAATTACAAGAAAAGGAACAAATTATTGTAGTTACGGATGCTACGCTTAAAATTGTACATGCCACCAAAAATATATTTGACATGAACGGTTATACCTTGAACGAAATTGTTGGAAAAAGACCTAAAATGTTCCAAGGTAAGGATACTGATAAAAATACAATAGCAGCTATTTCTGAGGCCGTAAAAAACCAATTACCTTTTGAAGCCCGTGTTTTAAATTACAGAAAAAATGGAAGTGAATATTGGTGTGACATAAAAGCCCAGCCACTTTTTGACCAAAATGGAAAGATGGTCAACTTCATCGCCTATGAGCGGGAGGTTGCCTAA
- the pheS gene encoding phenylalanine--tRNA ligase subunit alpha, giving the protein MIDQLKQHISEVEKFSSDNLEAIEAFRIQYLGKKGILNHFFAEFKNVPNDQKKEFGQVVNQLKNAATDKVNSLKELLENSVMETGIYGDLTRPGEPIELGARHPISIVKNQIIDIFSRIGFNVSEGPEIEDDWHNFTALNLPEYHPARDMQDTFFVQTNPDILLRTHTSSVQVRYMENNKPPIRTISPGRVYRNEAISARSHCFFHQVEGLYIDKDVSFADLKQTLQFFTTELFGKSKIRLRPSYFPFTEPSAEVDVYWGLETETDYKMTKGTGWLEIMGCGMVDPNVLKNCGIDPNEYSGFAFGMGIDRIALLLHQISDIRLLSENDIRFLEQFKSSF; this is encoded by the coding sequence ATGATAGATCAACTGAAGCAACATATTTCGGAAGTAGAAAAATTTTCTTCCGACAACCTAGAAGCAATTGAAGCTTTCCGTATCCAATATTTAGGGAAAAAGGGTATCTTGAACCATTTCTTTGCAGAGTTCAAAAATGTGCCCAACGACCAGAAAAAAGAATTTGGACAGGTTGTGAACCAACTTAAAAATGCCGCCACCGACAAGGTCAATTCCCTAAAAGAACTCCTCGAAAATAGCGTTATGGAAACGGGTATTTACGGTGACCTTACAAGACCAGGTGAGCCTATTGAGCTTGGGGCCAGACATCCCATATCCATTGTTAAAAATCAAATAATCGATATCTTTTCGAGAATTGGATTCAACGTTTCCGAAGGACCTGAAATTGAAGATGACTGGCACAACTTTACCGCCCTGAACCTCCCTGAATACCACCCGGCGAGGGATATGCAGGATACGTTCTTCGTACAGACCAATCCTGATATCCTATTACGCACCCATACCTCTTCGGTACAGGTTAGATACATGGAGAACAACAAACCGCCCATTAGGACCATTTCACCTGGTAGAGTCTATAGGAACGAAGCCATTTCTGCCCGTTCCCATTGTTTTTTTCACCAGGTTGAAGGACTTTATATAGACAAAGACGTCTCCTTTGCGGACTTAAAACAAACCCTTCAATTCTTTACCACAGAACTTTTTGGGAAGTCTAAAATACGCCTGAGACCCTCTTATTTCCCTTTTACCGAACCTAGTGCAGAGGTAGATGTCTATTGGGGATTGGAAACAGAGACCGATTATAAAATGACCAAAGGAACAGGTTGGCTAGAAATTATGGGTTGCGGTATGGTAGATCCCAATGTGTTGAAAAACTGTGGAATTGACCCTAACGAGTATTCAGGATTCGCTTTTGGAATGGGTATCGACAGGATTGCACTTTTATTGCACCAAATTTCAGACATTCGTTTGCTTAGTGAGAACGACATTCGCTTCCTGGAGCAATTTAAAAGCTCCTTTTAA
- the dinB gene encoding DNA polymerase IV produces MSYDFPLRKIIHVDMDAFYASVEQLDNPELKGKPVAVGGGETRGVVAAASYEARKYGVRSAMSGYLAKKQCPDLIFVKPRFARYKEISQKIRTIFLDYTDLVEPLSLDEAYLDVTVNKKGNPSATLIAQEIRQRIYDELKLYASAGISINKFIAKIASDINKPNGQKTVNPEEVISFLEGLEIRKFYGVGKVTADKMYSLGIFTGLDLKTKSLDFLEEHFGKSGTFYYNVVRGVHLSPVKPNRIPKSVGAERTFNENLSSEIFMLERLDNIAKELEKRLKKSNIAGKTITLKIKFSDFSLQTRSKTLPFFVADHSLILETTKELLYQEKLENSVRLLGISLSNLNTEKKARLENEVISIQLQFDF; encoded by the coding sequence ATGTCCTATGATTTCCCATTGCGAAAAATAATCCATGTAGATATGGATGCCTTCTACGCTTCCGTGGAGCAGTTGGACAATCCGGAGCTAAAGGGCAAACCCGTAGCCGTTGGTGGCGGGGAAACAAGGGGGGTAGTGGCCGCTGCGAGTTATGAGGCCAGAAAATATGGCGTCCGCAGTGCCATGAGCGGCTATCTTGCCAAGAAGCAATGCCCCGATCTTATCTTTGTGAAACCCCGATTCGCGAGATATAAAGAAATCTCCCAAAAAATAAGAACCATCTTTTTGGACTACACAGATCTTGTGGAACCACTGTCCCTGGACGAGGCATATCTGGACGTAACGGTCAATAAAAAAGGAAACCCCTCAGCCACACTGATTGCACAGGAAATCAGACAACGAATCTATGATGAATTAAAGCTGTATGCTTCTGCCGGTATTTCCATCAATAAATTTATCGCCAAAATTGCAAGTGATATCAACAAGCCAAACGGTCAAAAAACCGTAAATCCCGAAGAAGTAATCTCCTTTCTGGAAGGCCTGGAAATAAGAAAATTTTATGGGGTAGGTAAGGTAACAGCAGATAAAATGTACAGTTTGGGTATCTTTACGGGGTTGGACCTCAAAACCAAATCCCTGGACTTTCTGGAAGAACATTTTGGGAAAAGTGGGACCTTCTATTACAACGTTGTTCGGGGTGTACATCTCAGCCCTGTAAAGCCCAACAGAATCCCAAAATCGGTCGGAGCAGAGCGGACATTTAATGAAAATTTGAGTAGTGAAATCTTTATGCTGGAACGTTTGGACAACATTGCCAAAGAGCTCGAAAAAAGATTGAAAAAATCCAATATCGCAGGGAAGACAATTACTTTAAAAATTAAGTTCAGTGATTTCTCTTTACAAACCAGAAGCAAAACCCTGCCATTTTTTGTTGCTGACCATTCGCTTATATTGGAAACCACAAAAGAACTGCTGTATCAAGAAAAATTAGAAAATTCCGTTAGGCTACTGGGTATTTCGCTGTCAAATCTGAACACTGAAAAAAAAGCAAGACTAGAGAATGAGGTGATTTCCATACAACTTCAGTTTGACTTTTAA